From Bosea sp. NBC_00550, the proteins below share one genomic window:
- a CDS encoding serine hydrolase domain-containing protein, with protein MSQSKAEPRRYVPRGEDFLLLSPTWQAYAYRNVDSMFATRSIARGPHAFPLVRAAEIAPEYEVGEERYGVDDYIHRANVAGLLVLQGDKIRLERYGLGLEEHLRWSSMSMIKSLTSTLVGVALRDGAIASLEDAVSHYLPALRGSAYDTVSVRDLITMSSGMDWNEDYTDRNSHVNRYSKSLGDKVPGGVLELMRSVHSLHTPGTQFLYNTGDTYVLGALLSSATGQTLADYMSSKIWARFGMEFDAFYTLESEGGQEIGGSRAGMALRDFGRFGLFLLRDSVIGSQSILPENWLDDAGSRIFAVDPSTNSCGADGYGYSWWIDPDGSMVAAGFAGQTLYVNRKADIVIVTLSCQPQPPFAASYDIDIKAERFAFKDAVLGSLRSAG; from the coding sequence ATGAGCCAAAGCAAGGCAGAGCCGCGTCGCTACGTCCCGAGAGGCGAGGATTTCCTCCTGCTTTCGCCAACGTGGCAGGCCTACGCCTATCGCAACGTCGACAGCATGTTCGCGACGCGCTCCATCGCGCGCGGACCTCATGCGTTCCCGCTCGTCCGGGCAGCCGAGATCGCGCCCGAATACGAGGTGGGCGAAGAACGATATGGGGTCGATGACTACATCCATCGTGCCAACGTCGCCGGCCTTCTCGTCTTGCAGGGCGACAAAATCCGGCTCGAACGCTACGGGCTGGGCCTGGAGGAGCATCTGCGCTGGTCGTCCATGTCGATGATCAAGTCGCTGACATCGACGCTGGTCGGCGTGGCACTGCGGGACGGCGCCATTGCGAGCCTGGAAGATGCGGTCTCGCATTACCTCCCGGCGCTCCGCGGCAGCGCTTATGACACCGTCAGCGTGCGCGATCTGATCACCATGTCGTCCGGTATGGACTGGAATGAGGACTATACGGACCGAAACTCCCATGTGAACCGCTACAGCAAGTCGCTCGGCGACAAGGTTCCCGGAGGCGTTCTGGAACTGATGAGGAGCGTGCACAGCCTGCACACGCCGGGCACGCAGTTCCTATATAACACCGGCGACACCTACGTTCTCGGAGCTCTACTCTCGTCGGCGACGGGCCAGACCCTGGCCGACTATATGTCGAGCAAGATCTGGGCGCGGTTTGGCATGGAGTTCGATGCGTTCTACACGCTCGAATCCGAAGGTGGCCAGGAGATAGGCGGCAGCCGGGCAGGCATGGCGCTGCGGGATTTTGGTCGGTTCGGCCTGTTCTTGCTTCGCGACAGCGTGATCGGCAGTCAGAGTATACTGCCGGAAAACTGGCTCGACGACGCGGGATCGCGCATCTTTGCCGTCGATCCGTCGACGAACAGCTGCGGCGCCGACGGTTATGGCTACAGCTGGTGGATCGACCCTGACGGTTCCATGGTCGCAGCAGGTTTCGCCGGGCAGACGCTGTATGTGAACCGCAAGGCCGACATCGTCATCGTGACCCTGTCATGCCAGCCTCAGCCTCCGTTCGCGGCCAGCTACGACATCGATATCAAGGCCGAGCGTTTTGCCTTCAAGGATGCGGTGCTCGGCAGCCTCCGGTCGGCCGGCTGA
- a CDS encoding ABC transporter substrate-binding protein, with protein MATRRAFLAGMTTALCMPSIARAQGASVLKFAPQSDVAILDPIMSVSYVTRNHAMLIFDTLYGADEHNRAQPQMIEGHLVEQDGRQWTLTLREGLRFHDGSPVLARDVVASVKRWWKRDNVGQVLAALTDELSAVSDRAVRFRLKAPFPMLPDALGKFGTNNAVIMPERLALTEATVQVTEMTGSGPYRFVAGERVPGSRLVYEKFADYVPRQSGQTSALAGPKVAHFDRVEWVVMPDVATAASALQTGEIDWWEQPASDYWDLLSAKGNVKLDLIDTFGSAGVIRFNFLQGPTSNARIRQAALAAISQKDVMTGVIGEDSKHWRDKVGYFLPDTPMASPVSPAAQKEPPDRELVQRLLKEGGYKGEPLVFLVPGDVASIKAQGEVVTDALKQAGFNIDMQLMDWGTVLARANNRQAPDKGGWHMVGTFTAGVGLLNPSSNNFLRGSGTSAIFGWSDIPRLEELRMDWFRAADEKAQAAICAEIQRVAYEAVPYAPTGLYYQQTAYRSNLTGVQKGLPLFYGVRRT; from the coding sequence ATGGCCACAAGACGCGCATTCCTCGCCGGCATGACAACAGCTTTGTGCATGCCGTCCATCGCGCGAGCCCAGGGCGCTTCGGTCCTGAAATTCGCGCCGCAATCCGACGTGGCGATCCTCGACCCGATCATGAGCGTGTCCTACGTCACGCGAAACCACGCGATGTTGATCTTCGACACACTGTACGGAGCCGACGAGCACAATCGCGCCCAGCCGCAGATGATCGAGGGCCACCTTGTGGAGCAGGACGGGCGGCAGTGGACGCTCACTCTGCGGGAAGGCTTGCGTTTCCACGACGGTTCGCCGGTCCTCGCCCGCGATGTCGTCGCTAGCGTGAAGAGATGGTGGAAGCGCGACAATGTCGGCCAGGTTCTGGCGGCGCTCACAGACGAACTTTCGGCCGTCTCGGACCGGGCCGTGCGTTTTCGGTTGAAAGCTCCTTTCCCGATGCTGCCGGACGCTTTGGGAAAATTCGGGACCAACAATGCCGTCATCATGCCGGAGCGGCTGGCCCTGACGGAGGCGACCGTCCAGGTGACGGAGATGACCGGCAGCGGTCCCTATCGTTTCGTCGCCGGAGAGAGGGTGCCGGGCAGCCGTCTCGTCTATGAGAAATTTGCGGACTACGTACCGCGCCAAAGCGGGCAGACGAGCGCGCTGGCCGGCCCCAAGGTCGCCCATTTCGACAGGGTCGAGTGGGTGGTCATGCCGGATGTCGCCACTGCGGCCTCGGCCCTGCAGACGGGAGAGATCGACTGGTGGGAACAGCCTGCCTCCGATTACTGGGACCTGCTGTCGGCCAAGGGCAACGTCAAGCTCGACCTGATCGACACCTTCGGTTCGGCTGGCGTCATCCGCTTCAATTTCCTGCAGGGGCCGACGAGCAATGCGCGCATCCGGCAGGCCGCGCTGGCGGCCATCAGCCAGAAGGACGTCATGACCGGCGTCATCGGCGAGGACTCCAAGCACTGGCGGGACAAGGTCGGGTATTTCCTGCCCGACACGCCGATGGCCAGTCCCGTTAGTCCTGCTGCGCAGAAGGAACCGCCGGATCGGGAGCTCGTGCAGCGCCTGTTGAAGGAGGGCGGCTACAAAGGCGAGCCTCTGGTCTTCCTGGTGCCGGGTGACGTTGCGTCGATCAAGGCCCAGGGCGAGGTTGTGACGGACGCGCTGAAGCAGGCCGGCTTCAACATCGACATGCAGTTGATGGATTGGGGCACGGTGCTGGCCCGCGCCAATAACCGGCAGGCCCCCGACAAGGGCGGCTGGCATATGGTGGGCACCTTCACGGCCGGCGTCGGCCTGCTCAACCCGTCGAGCAACAACTTCCTGCGCGGGAGCGGCACTTCCGCGATCTTCGGATGGTCCGATATCCCGCGCCTGGAGGAGCTGCGCATGGACTGGTTCCGGGCCGCGGACGAAAAGGCCCAGGCTGCGATCTGCGCCGAAATCCAGCGGGTGGCCTATGAGGCGGTGCCCTACGCGCCGACCGGCCTTTACTACCAGCAGACGGCTTACCGCAGCAATCTGACGGGCGTGCAGAAGGGCCTGCCGCTGTTCTACGGGGTGCGCCGGACATGA
- a CDS encoding AtuA-related protein, with translation MKLRQIAHSRTGDKGNVATISVIAFDERDYPFIAEHVTAALVAERFRGIATGPVTRYELPTLCALNFVMRGALGGGVTRSLALDAHGKGLSSALLDLDLPEPPRLADDGR, from the coding sequence ATGAAGCTTCGCCAGATTGCGCATTCCCGGACCGGCGACAAGGGCAACGTCGCAACCATCTCCGTCATCGCCTTCGACGAACGCGACTACCCCTTCATCGCCGAGCACGTTACGGCCGCGCTCGTAGCCGAACGTTTCCGCGGGATCGCGACCGGTCCTGTCACGCGCTACGAACTACCCACCCTATGCGCCCTGAACTTCGTCATGCGCGGCGCCTTGGGCGGCGGCGTCACGCGCTCTCTGGCGCTCGACGCCCATGGCAAGGGCCTCAGTTCCGCATTGCTCGATCTCGATCTGCCGGAACCGCCTCGCTTGGCGGATGACGGGCGCTGA
- a CDS encoding acyclic terpene utilization AtuA family protein produces MRTIRIGAGAGFAGDRIEPALELARHGRLDYLVFECLAERTIALAQQARLADASKGYDPLLERRMLAVLRPCQEAGTRIVTNMGAANPLAAAELVRDVARRQGLSGLKVAAVTGDDILETIRRRDTALLEGGALSDLGDRVISANAYIGGHPIAEALAAGADVVVTGRAADPALFLGPLIHAFGWAADDWEKLGKGVLAGHLLECAGQITGGYFADPGVKDVPNLARLGFPIGEVGESGDLIVTKLDTAGGAVTTATVKEQLLYEIEDPARYLQPDVVADFSHVRVRCAGRDRVAVEGGSGEPSPGSLKVSIGYRDGFVGEGQISYAGSGAVERARLALDIVRERLALCGTPMTEARFDLIGVDALHGAELSRRSEPYEVRIRVAARTEAADDAKAIGDEVEALYTNGPAGGGGCWKSVRPIVAIASALVPKTMVSTQLSFFEA; encoded by the coding sequence ATGAGAACGATCAGAATTGGTGCAGGGGCAGGTTTCGCGGGGGATCGCATCGAGCCCGCCCTCGAGCTCGCCCGGCATGGGCGCCTGGACTACCTCGTGTTCGAATGCCTCGCCGAGAGGACAATCGCTCTGGCCCAACAGGCGCGGCTCGCCGATGCGTCCAAGGGTTACGATCCTCTGCTCGAGCGACGCATGCTGGCCGTGCTTCGGCCGTGCCAGGAGGCGGGTACGCGGATCGTGACCAATATGGGGGCCGCCAATCCGCTGGCGGCCGCGGAGCTCGTCCGCGATGTGGCCCGGCGGCAGGGCTTGTCCGGCCTCAAGGTTGCGGCGGTCACCGGCGACGACATCCTCGAAACGATCCGTCGCAGGGATACCGCACTCCTGGAGGGCGGCGCGCTGTCCGACCTTGGTGATCGCGTGATCTCGGCCAACGCTTATATCGGCGGGCACCCGATTGCCGAGGCTCTGGCCGCGGGGGCGGATGTCGTGGTGACGGGCCGCGCAGCCGATCCCGCCCTGTTCCTAGGCCCTTTGATCCATGCATTCGGCTGGGCGGCGGACGATTGGGAGAAGCTCGGCAAGGGGGTTCTCGCCGGCCATCTGCTCGAATGCGCGGGACAGATCACCGGCGGCTATTTCGCCGACCCCGGAGTCAAGGATGTCCCCAATCTGGCACGTCTGGGATTTCCGATCGGGGAGGTCGGTGAGAGCGGCGACCTTATTGTGACGAAGCTCGACACGGCGGGTGGAGCAGTGACAACCGCCACGGTGAAGGAGCAACTGCTCTACGAGATCGAGGACCCGGCGCGCTATCTCCAGCCTGACGTCGTCGCGGATTTCTCGCATGTGCGCGTACGCTGCGCGGGGCGGGACCGCGTGGCCGTCGAAGGCGGAAGCGGAGAGCCCAGCCCCGGCTCTCTCAAGGTCTCCATCGGCTATCGGGATGGTTTTGTCGGCGAGGGGCAGATTTCCTACGCAGGCAGCGGTGCGGTCGAACGTGCTCGCCTGGCGCTCGATATCGTACGCGAACGCCTGGCGCTCTGCGGTACCCCCATGACGGAAGCGCGCTTCGATCTGATCGGTGTCGACGCATTGCACGGCGCCGAGCTCTCGCGCCGGAGCGAACCTTACGAGGTCCGCATCCGTGTCGCCGCGCGCACCGAAGCCGCGGATGATGCGAAGGCGATCGGAGACGAGGTCGAGGCGCTCTACACAAACGGCCCGGCCGGAGGTGGCGGGTGCTGGAAGTCGGTCAGACCCATCGTAGCGATCGCATCGGCGCTGGTGCCCAAAACCATGGTGTCGACCCAGCTCAGCTTCTTCGAGGCCTGA
- a CDS encoding LysR family transcriptional regulator: MDLSLRQIKAFVAVARLSSFTRAAALLHVAQPTLTVQIRKLEETLTVRLFDRTSRSVTLTQAGRDLLPVLGRLVQELDGIVGDVRSQGTDYQGLVKIAALPTAAAGLLPKAIKSFRAAHPGADFRIRDVIARRILSLVDAEEVDLGITGGPTNMADVDVLLALEDSMHVVFPLAHPLAEAQTITPDLLLRYPLIMMHPDTSVRAVVEAGFHAAGLIPTAAGEATYMMTAAGMVHAGLGITFLPSSAKEIEAFPTLSSRPIEAAGFVRPISLVKKSGRPLPRLPAMFVSHLRETIVVSTS, from the coding sequence ATGGATCTCAGCCTGCGTCAGATCAAAGCGTTCGTGGCCGTCGCACGGCTGAGCAGTTTCACGCGCGCCGCGGCGTTGCTGCATGTCGCCCAGCCAACATTGACGGTGCAGATCCGGAAACTCGAAGAGACGCTGACGGTCCGGCTCTTTGACCGAACTTCGCGTTCCGTCACCCTGACCCAGGCGGGGCGGGACTTGCTGCCTGTCCTGGGACGATTGGTCCAAGAGCTGGACGGCATCGTCGGCGACGTACGAAGCCAGGGCACCGACTACCAGGGGCTCGTGAAGATCGCCGCGCTGCCGACCGCTGCCGCTGGCCTTTTGCCAAAAGCCATCAAATCCTTTCGCGCCGCTCATCCCGGGGCCGATTTCCGCATAAGGGATGTCATCGCACGCCGCATCCTGTCCTTGGTGGACGCAGAGGAAGTCGACCTTGGAATAACCGGCGGTCCGACGAACATGGCTGACGTCGACGTGCTGCTGGCTCTCGAGGACAGCATGCATGTCGTCTTCCCGCTCGCCCACCCGCTTGCTGAGGCGCAAACGATAACGCCCGACCTATTGCTTCGTTATCCGCTGATCATGATGCATCCCGATACCAGCGTCCGGGCGGTGGTCGAGGCGGGCTTCCACGCAGCCGGTCTGATCCCGACAGCGGCTGGAGAAGCGACCTACATGATGACTGCTGCCGGCATGGTGCACGCGGGCCTGGGCATCACCTTCCTGCCCTCATCCGCAAAGGAGATCGAAGCCTTCCCGACCCTATCCTCGCGCCCGATAGAAGCAGCAGGCTTCGTCAGGCCTATCAGCCTCGTTAAGAAGAGCGGGCGTCCGCTGCCGAGACTTCCTGCGATGTTCGTCAGCCACTTGCGCGAGACGATCGTTGTATCGACTTCGTGA
- a CDS encoding inositol monophosphatase family protein codes for MIFTRQDHDRLDSILIEAARREVMPRFRKLAQGDVRAKSAPGDLVTEADEAAERFIYAELERAFPGALLVGEEAATRDPAVLSQLADAELAFVIDPIDGTLNYASDLPLFAVMAAATVKGETVAAVIHDPILADSALALRGEGAWLRGCGGEARDLRVGKAATPAAMSGMVSWQYFPELLRNALPGRFPAFANVSSLRCCGQEYRLAAGGRCDFLLYGVLNPWDHAPGALLFSEAGGHARMLDGSVYRAGRPSTGLLCAPDAESWRQIRAILAA; via the coding sequence ATGATCTTCACGCGGCAGGACCACGACAGGCTCGACAGCATTCTCATTGAGGCCGCGCGCCGCGAGGTCATGCCGCGCTTCCGCAAGCTGGCGCAGGGGGATGTCCGCGCAAAGTCCGCGCCAGGCGATCTCGTGACGGAAGCCGACGAAGCGGCGGAGCGCTTCATCTATGCCGAGCTCGAGCGGGCGTTTCCCGGCGCGCTGCTGGTCGGCGAGGAGGCGGCGACGCGTGATCCGGCGGTGCTGAGCCAATTGGCGGATGCTGAGCTCGCCTTCGTGATCGATCCGATCGACGGCACGCTGAACTATGCCTCCGACTTGCCGCTTTTCGCCGTCATGGCAGCCGCCACCGTCAAGGGCGAAACCGTGGCGGCTGTGATCCACGACCCCATCCTCGCCGACAGCGCGCTCGCCCTGCGGGGGGAAGGTGCCTGGCTGCGCGGATGTGGTGGCGAAGCTCGCGACCTGCGCGTCGGCAAGGCGGCAACGCCAGCGGCGATGAGCGGCATGGTCAGCTGGCAGTATTTTCCCGAACTGCTCCGCAACGCGCTTCCCGGGCGATTCCCGGCCTTCGCGAATGTTTCGTCGCTGCGTTGCTGCGGGCAGGAATACCGGCTCGCGGCCGGAGGGCGTTGCGATTTCCTGCTCTACGGTGTCCTGAATCCCTGGGATCACGCGCCGGGCGCACTGCTTTTCAGCGAGGCCGGTGGGCATGCCCGGATGCTTGACGGCAGCGTCTATCGCGCGGGACGGCCATCCACCGGCTTGCTCTGCGCGCCCGATGCAGAGAGCTGGCGCCAGATCAGGGCCATCCTGGCCGCCTGA
- a CDS encoding endonuclease/exonuclease/phosphatase family protein yields the protein MKLITWNIQWARGTDDVVDPRRIIEHARAMADFDVLCLQEVAANFPDLDGNDTTDQFALFSQLLPGFTAIEGIGVDVDDGKGGRKRFGNLILSRYPVAQALRHLLPWEAAATSNMPRVLVEAVVVAPFGSVRVMTTHLEYSSPALRAAQVEGIREAHRMAAARARTPRAPGQHTYAPTPNTASAILTGDLNMRPDDPSLARLMAPFDSETPTLADLWPALMGEAPPPPTAFIVDQTFGPPGCLDYVLATPDLAARARSIVCDVETRASDHQPILVAFDAG from the coding sequence ATGAAGTTGATCACCTGGAACATCCAATGGGCGCGGGGGACGGACGATGTCGTCGATCCGCGCCGGATCATCGAACACGCCCGCGCGATGGCGGATTTCGACGTGCTCTGCCTACAGGAGGTCGCGGCCAATTTCCCCGATCTCGATGGCAACGATACGACGGACCAGTTCGCGCTGTTTTCGCAACTCCTGCCGGGCTTCACTGCGATCGAGGGCATCGGGGTTGATGTCGATGACGGCAAGGGCGGGCGCAAGCGCTTCGGCAACCTGATCCTGAGTCGCTACCCCGTCGCGCAGGCACTGCGCCACCTCCTGCCCTGGGAGGCGGCGGCGACGAGCAACATGCCGCGCGTGCTGGTCGAGGCGGTCGTCGTGGCGCCGTTCGGGTCGGTGCGGGTGATGACGACGCATCTCGAATATTCCTCGCCTGCGCTGCGCGCGGCACAGGTCGAGGGCATCCGCGAGGCTCATCGCATGGCGGCAGCCCGTGCACGCACGCCGCGAGCGCCTGGGCAGCACACCTATGCGCCGACGCCGAACACGGCGAGCGCGATCCTGACCGGCGATCTCAACATGCGGCCCGACGATCCGTCACTGGCGCGGCTGATGGCCCCCTTCGATAGCGAAACGCCAACGCTTGCCGATCTCTGGCCGGCGCTGATGGGGGAGGCCCCGCCGCCGCCTACCGCCTTCATCGTCGACCAGACCTTTGGTCCGCCGGGCTGCCTCGACTATGTGCTGGCGACGCCCGATCTGGCCGCCCGAGCCCGCAGCATCGTCTGCGACGTCGAGACGCGCGCCTCGGATCATCAGCCGATCCTGGTCGCGTTCGATGCCGGCTGA
- a CDS encoding carbohydrate ABC transporter permease, whose protein sequence is MSAPVAQPAAHAARTDPYAPKGLSLTLESTGAILLALLWVLPLAYAVWAAFHPAEYTTRFVLTAPLTLDNFARAWAAAPFARYFLNTFILVTMILAFQLVLGTLAAYALARQDFWGRDVAFALILAQLMIMPDALIVENYRTLAKVNLIDTIPAIALPYIASAFGIFLLRQTFKTVPKELDDAARVEGASPLQVLIKVYVPLAKPTYIAYGLVSVSYHWNNFLWPLLVTNSVESRPLTVGLQVFSSSDQGIDWAVICAATLMTSAPLLVGFLLFQRQFVQSFMRAGIK, encoded by the coding sequence ATGAGCGCTCCCGTCGCGCAGCCGGCCGCGCATGCGGCGCGCACCGACCCCTACGCTCCGAAGGGTCTCTCGCTGACGCTGGAATCGACCGGGGCGATCCTGCTCGCGCTGCTCTGGGTCCTGCCGCTGGCCTATGCAGTCTGGGCCGCCTTCCACCCGGCCGAATATACGACGCGCTTCGTTCTCACCGCGCCGCTGACGCTGGACAATTTCGCCCGCGCCTGGGCGGCGGCGCCCTTCGCCCGCTATTTCCTCAACACCTTCATCCTGGTGACGATGATCCTCGCCTTCCAGCTTGTGCTGGGGACGCTCGCGGCTTATGCGCTAGCGCGGCAGGATTTCTGGGGGCGCGACGTTGCCTTCGCGCTGATCCTGGCCCAGCTGATGATCATGCCGGATGCGCTGATCGTCGAGAACTACCGCACGCTCGCCAAAGTCAACCTGATCGACACCATTCCCGCGATCGCGCTGCCCTACATCGCCTCGGCCTTCGGCATCTTTCTGCTCAGGCAGACGTTCAAGACCGTACCCAAGGAGCTCGACGATGCCGCTCGCGTCGAGGGCGCGAGCCCGCTGCAGGTGCTGATCAAGGTCTATGTTCCGCTCGCGAAGCCGACCTATATCGCCTATGGGCTGGTCTCGGTCAGCTACCACTGGAACAACTTCCTCTGGCCGCTGCTGGTCACGAATTCGGTCGAATCACGGCCGCTGACCGTCGGCCTGCAAGTGTTCTCGTCAAGCGATCAGGGCATCGACTGGGCGGTGATCTGCGCTGCGACCCTGATGACCTCGGCGCCTCTGCTCGTCGGCTTCCTGCTGTTCCAGCGTCAGTTCGTGCAGAGCTTTATGCGCGCAGGGATCAAATAA
- a CDS encoding carbohydrate ABC transporter permease — MNNRATATVHGWLLLLPAMACLVLFTHWPAVASLIESFHSTAKARRPARFVGLDNYEQMLADPIFWKAMSNNLWFALGTIPASIALALLMAVWVNDKIVGRTWVRMAFFTPTILPMIAVANIWLFFFTPQYGLLEQIVGFFGGRNTNWLGSQDTALSAITIVAIWKEAGFFMIFYLAALQALPPSLGEAAAIEGASRWTYFRRIQFPLLMPTTLFVLINAVINAFRMVDHIFVMTRGGPDNATTLLLFYIYQVGFSFWDTAYAATLTCVLLALLALVAFVQYGILERRTHYR, encoded by the coding sequence ATGAACAACCGCGCGACCGCCACGGTCCACGGCTGGCTGCTTTTGCTGCCTGCCATGGCCTGCCTTGTGCTCTTCACGCATTGGCCGGCGGTCGCGAGCCTGATCGAGAGCTTCCATTCGACAGCCAAGGCGCGCCGCCCGGCGCGCTTCGTCGGCCTCGACAACTACGAGCAGATGCTCGCCGACCCGATCTTCTGGAAGGCGATGTCGAACAATCTCTGGTTCGCGCTCGGCACGATTCCGGCCTCGATCGCGCTCGCACTGCTGATGGCGGTCTGGGTCAACGACAAGATCGTCGGGCGGACCTGGGTGCGAATGGCTTTCTTCACGCCGACGATCCTGCCGATGATCGCGGTGGCCAATATCTGGCTGTTCTTCTTCACCCCGCAATACGGGCTGCTGGAACAGATCGTCGGATTCTTCGGCGGGCGCAACACCAACTGGCTGGGTTCCCAGGACACGGCGCTTTCCGCCATCACCATAGTGGCGATCTGGAAGGAAGCCGGCTTCTTCATGATCTTCTACCTCGCGGCGCTCCAGGCCCTGCCGCCGAGCCTGGGCGAGGCGGCCGCGATTGAGGGCGCCTCGCGCTGGACTTACTTTCGGCGGATCCAGTTCCCGCTGCTGATGCCGACGACGCTGTTCGTGCTGATCAACGCCGTGATCAACGCCTTCCGCATGGTCGACCATATCTTCGTCATGACGCGCGGCGGGCCCGACAACGCGACCACGCTTTTGCTGTTCTACATCTATCAGGTCGGCTTCAGCTTCTGGGATACGGCCTATGCGGCGACGCTGACCTGTGTGCTGCTGGCGCTGCTCGCGCTCGTCGCCTTCGTCCAATACGGCATCCTCGAGCGCAGGACGCATTATCGATGA
- a CDS encoding ABC transporter substrate-binding protein, giving the protein MDRREVLGGAAALAGSLALPGLALAQQATEISFFYPVAVGGPITKLIDAYAAGFEKENPSIKVKPIYAGTYQETIVKALTAHKSGTPPVLSVLLSTDMFTLIDEEAVVPFDSFIKSDDDKKWLGSFFPGFMENSQSGGKTWGIPFQRSTVVLYWNKELFKEAGLDPDKPPKNWAEQVEFAQKLTKRDAAGNVTQWGIQIPSSGFPYWLFQGLSTQAGAILANAAGDKTDFANPGVVEALQYWVDLAQKYKVHPTGIVEWGTTPKDFFEKKVAMMWTTTGNLTNVRANAKFPFGVGLLPAGKRFGSPTGGGNFYLSKKATPAEQEAAVKFVRWITTPERAAQWSIETGYVAVTPASYETEAMKKYVADFPQALVARDQLPNAVAELSTHENQRVTKALNDGLQAVLTGTKAPQKAMEDAQAEAERILKPYR; this is encoded by the coding sequence ATGGACAGGCGTGAAGTGTTGGGCGGCGCTGCCGCGCTCGCGGGATCTCTGGCCCTGCCGGGCCTTGCCCTCGCGCAGCAGGCAACGGAGATCTCCTTTTTCTACCCGGTCGCGGTCGGCGGGCCGATCACCAAGCTGATCGATGCCTATGCCGCCGGCTTCGAGAAGGAAAATCCCTCGATCAAGGTCAAGCCGATCTATGCCGGCACCTATCAGGAGACCATCGTCAAGGCGCTGACCGCGCATAAGAGCGGCACCCCGCCGGTGCTCTCGGTGCTGCTCTCGACCGACATGTTCACGCTAATCGACGAAGAGGCCGTCGTGCCCTTCGACAGCTTCATCAAGAGCGACGACGACAAGAAGTGGCTCGGCTCATTCTTCCCCGGTTTCATGGAAAACAGCCAGTCCGGCGGCAAGACCTGGGGCATTCCGTTCCAGCGCTCGACGGTGGTGCTGTACTGGAACAAGGAGCTGTTCAAGGAGGCCGGGCTCGACCCCGACAAGCCCCCGAAGAACTGGGCCGAGCAGGTCGAATTCGCGCAGAAGCTGACCAAGCGCGACGCTGCCGGCAATGTCACGCAATGGGGCATCCAGATCCCGTCCTCAGGCTTCCCCTACTGGCTGTTCCAGGGCCTCTCGACGCAGGCCGGCGCGATCCTCGCCAATGCCGCCGGCGACAAGACCGACTTCGCCAATCCGGGTGTCGTCGAGGCGCTGCAATACTGGGTCGACCTCGCGCAGAAGTACAAGGTGCACCCGACCGGCATCGTCGAATGGGGCACCACGCCGAAGGACTTCTTCGAGAAGAAGGTCGCGATGATGTGGACCACCACCGGCAACCTGACCAATGTGCGCGCCAACGCCAAGTTTCCCTTCGGCGTCGGGCTGCTGCCGGCCGGCAAACGCTTCGGCAGTCCGACGGGCGGCGGCAATTTCTACCTGTCCAAGAAGGCCACGCCCGCCGAGCAGGAAGCCGCCGTCAAGTTCGTGCGCTGGATCACGACGCCGGAGCGCGCGGCCCAATGGAGCATCGAAACCGGCTATGTGGCGGTGACACCCGCCTCCTACGAGACGGAGGCGATGAAGAAATACGTCGCCGATTTCCCGCAGGCGCTGGTGGCGCGCGACCAACTGCCCAATGCCGTGGCCGAGCTCTCGACCCATGAGAACCAGCGCGTCACCAAGGCGCTGAACGATGGGTTGCAGGCGGTGCTGACCGGCACCAAGGCGCCGCAGAAGGCGATGGAGGACGCGCAGGCCGAGGCCGAGCGCATCCTGAAGCCGTATCGCTGA